A single region of the Sulfurospirillum arsenophilum NBRC 109478 genome encodes:
- a CDS encoding response regulator has protein sequence MIKTKLLIVEDESIVALDIKNALVKLGHEVIACVTNADDAIACIKKNRPDIIIMDIHLNHSKDGIETAEEIQKIANIPIIYLTAYADDDTISRAVKTNPIGYLIKPFKREELKSTILLGLHKKTMTENAIADMRLTFLGFNYSYDLNGEQLFYNNIPIKLSINENLLLKILIEAKGKVISFTELEYFIWPNSPISRSTLRTLIYRTRAKLEYKIIETIPFVGCKLTPVS, from the coding sequence ATGATTAAAACAAAACTGTTGATTGTTGAAGATGAATCGATCGTTGCACTGGATATTAAAAATGCTCTGGTCAAATTGGGGCACGAAGTGATTGCATGCGTTACCAATGCGGACGATGCTATAGCTTGCATTAAGAAAAATAGACCCGATATTATCATCATGGATATACACTTAAACCATAGCAAAGATGGCATCGAAACGGCTGAAGAGATTCAAAAAATTGCAAATATTCCTATCATCTATTTGACCGCCTATGCCGATGATGACACCATTAGTAGAGCTGTTAAAACCAATCCTATTGGTTATTTAATTAAGCCTTTTAAACGCGAAGAGTTGAAATCAACCATATTGCTTGGCTTGCATAAAAAAACGATGACGGAAAATGCTATTGCAGATATGCGCCTCACTTTTTTGGGATTTAATTATAGTTATGATCTTAACGGTGAGCAACTTTTTTACAACAATATTCCTATTAAACTCAGTATCAATGAAAATTTACTCTTAAAAATATTGATTGAAGCCAAAGGGAAAGTCATCTCATTTACAGAATTAGAGTATTTCATTTGGCCCAATAGTCCTATCAGTAGAAGTACACTTCGAACACTTATCTACAGAACCAGAGCCAAATTAGAATACAAAATCATTGAGACGATTCCCTTTGTGGGGTGTAAACTCACCCCCGTTTCCTAG
- a CDS encoding N-acyl amino acid synthase FeeM domain-containing protein, producing MVYINKNGALTQLKALVREDAHPHNNESLEPTQERALGLFQKRLFLEEIIEESISFNKKLAWNNEQKILKLTTTAEELIKVFTLRSEVYATKGYQREFKDEIEGLNFDTYDTHSAIFYYQSEQEISGSIRLIFDEKHFLPTEKNVSLDYLREHKLVELSRQVVKQSDKGLGLEFKNFYKGIYELALQNPEKVNLILAAITSDHYNLYAKFGGMKIEKELDAYGNLDKAILVLSWDMRQVSDFFKKCFLR from the coding sequence ATGGTATACATCAACAAAAATGGTGCATTAACGCAGCTTAAAGCGTTAGTGCGAGAAGATGCACATCCACACAACAATGAATCCTTGGAACCTACGCAAGAGAGGGCATTAGGGCTCTTTCAAAAAAGGCTTTTTTTAGAAGAGATCATTGAAGAAAGTATCTCCTTTAATAAAAAGTTGGCATGGAACAATGAGCAAAAAATACTCAAACTCACCACCACAGCAGAAGAGCTCATTAAAGTTTTTACATTACGCAGTGAGGTCTATGCGACAAAAGGGTATCAGCGTGAATTTAAAGATGAAATTGAAGGGCTCAATTTTGATACCTACGATACACACTCTGCTATTTTTTACTACCAAAGTGAACAAGAGATAAGTGGCTCCATTCGGCTTATTTTTGATGAGAAGCATTTTCTTCCCACCGAAAAAAATGTTTCATTGGACTATTTAAGAGAACATAAACTGGTGGAGTTGTCGAGGCAAGTGGTCAAGCAGAGTGATAAAGGGTTAGGGTTGGAGTTTAAGAATTTTTACAAGGGTATCTATGAGCTTGCGCTCCAAAATCCAGAGAAGGTCAATCTCATTTTAGCCGCCATTACCAGTGACCATTATAATTTGTACGCTAAATTTGGCGGTATGAAAATCGAAAAAGAGCTAGACGCTTATGGCAATCTTGATAAAGCTATTTTGGTGCTTTCATGGGACATGAGGCAGGTGTCTGACTTCTTCAAAAAATGCTTTTTAAGATAG
- a CDS encoding aspartate/glutamate racemase family protein: MSTLMSQCPTLAFNTTLFNNSEEIVSYLDVYIDRLHHEAEQLKQVNKDLADQCFSSGLLTYIPLGGGCQRHLLLLGGMGPMAGAYGMKSCLSFLEDEYSMTLFQACFVPKRDSDLDIVTSLYEALEHAIPQCPSHKSIDLIVLCNSAHPYMERVLKHFYQNSVHKDKTIRFHSFKESVEKRSSAFGKLKCIALQTNFAASMGIYGDTHPIYSMDKIPALSAYQKNLALAIEGVKRFDKHATLLNAIKVFQALKDYGAKRLLLGCTELPIIVDSLKKEAPHDIQEYLSGVTLFDPLILTLQEFTQART, translated from the coding sequence ATGAGTACTTTAATGTCTCAATGCCCAACTTTAGCATTTAATACAACATTATTCAATAATTCAGAAGAGATTGTGAGCTATTTAGATGTTTATATTGACCGACTCCATCACGAGGCAGAGCAGTTAAAGCAGGTAAATAAAGACCTTGCCGATCAATGTTTTAGCTCAGGGTTACTAACGTATATTCCCTTAGGAGGTGGATGCCAGAGGCATTTGCTTCTTTTGGGAGGTATGGGACCAATGGCTGGGGCATATGGTATGAAATCGTGTTTGTCATTTTTGGAAGATGAATACTCTATGACACTTTTTCAAGCTTGTTTTGTTCCTAAGCGAGATTCGGATCTTGATATTGTAACGAGTCTGTACGAAGCACTCGAACACGCTATTCCCCAGTGCCCATCACATAAAAGTATTGATTTGATTGTTTTGTGCAACAGCGCGCATCCTTATATGGAAAGGGTGTTAAAGCATTTTTACCAAAACAGTGTTCATAAAGATAAAACCATACGGTTTCATTCATTCAAAGAGTCTGTTGAAAAAAGAAGCAGTGCATTTGGAAAGCTCAAATGCATTGCTCTGCAAACCAATTTTGCAGCTTCTATGGGGATATATGGCGACACCCATCCTATTTATTCTATGGATAAAATCCCAGCGCTTTCTGCGTATCAAAAGAATTTAGCATTAGCGATTGAAGGTGTGAAACGCTTTGACAAACATGCAACACTGCTTAATGCCATTAAGGTTTTCCAAGCTTTAAAAGATTATGGAGCCAAAAGATTGCTCTTAGGGTGTACGGAGCTTCCCATTATTGTGGATTCGCTCAAAAAAGAGGCTCCCCATGATATCCAAGAGTATCTCTCAGGTGTTACCCTATTTGATCCTTTGATTCTTACACTTCAAGAATTTACACAAGCAAGGACATAG